One window of the Rhipicephalus sanguineus isolate Rsan-2018 chromosome 2, BIME_Rsan_1.4, whole genome shotgun sequence genome contains the following:
- the LOC119382558 gene encoding COMM domain-containing protein 5, with the protein MAAGASIATERVLFLGPTIPKEVKCLKKFLPSMEKQLFRGLLKVAVADFEGREVNPSVYDELRSRSADPDTLDEVYSALHTLLRAALKLPSSVLKQEVFREDLDALRIPPEFAGDLVSVVFGSRRDNIDQHSVEQGPKCPTLASLKWRVDVTISTNALSRVLEPAIQMEMETSDGEVHTFEVQRAEFHKLRHAVATALKEMEELEKKVEKMPLHSQQ; encoded by the exons ATGGCGGCGGGAGCGAGCATTGCCACCGAAAGAGTGCTGTTTTTAGGGCCTACGATTCCGAAAGAAGTAAAATGTCTGAAAAAATTTCTACCAAGTATGGAGAAACAGCTTTTCCGCGGCCTTCTGAAAG TTGCCGTCGCAGACTTCGAAGGAAGAGAAGTAAACCCTAGTGTTTACGATGAATTGCGATCCCGTTCGGCTGACCCAGACACGTTGGACGAGGTCTACAGTGCACTGCACACATTGCTTCGGGCTGCTTTGAAGCTACCATCTTCGGTACTGAAGCAAGAG GTTTTTAGAGAAGACCTTGATGCACTGCG TATCCCACCAGAATTTGCAGGAGACTTGGTCAGTGTGGTCTTTGGGTCCAG ACGGGACAATATTGACCAGCACAGTGTTGAACAAGGCCCTAAGTGCCCAACACTAGCGAGCCTGAAGTGGAGAGTCGATGTTACCATATCAACAAA TGCCTTGAGTAGGGTTCTCGAACCTGCCATACAGATGGAGATGGAAACATCTGACGGTGAAGTCCACACTTTCGAA GTTCAGCGAGCAGAGTTCCACAAGCTACGTCATGCTGTTGCCACAGCATTGAAAGAGATGGAAGAGCTTGAAAAAAAGGTCGAAAAAATGCCACTGCATTCGCAGCAGTGA